A single Marinobacter sp. es.042 DNA region contains:
- the epmB gene encoding EF-P beta-lysylation protein EpmB encodes MIQRTPARIEAHLSDHEQRSWQQLLSGAITLPKELLRRLELPEEPWLSGAEQGHRLFQIRVPEPFLNRMEKGNPADPLLRQVLPLADEAGHAPGFVSDPLEESGAIATTGLIRKYRSRALLMVTGQCAINCRYCFRRHFPYEEQRLSPHDRQRVIDTLVASPEINEVIFSGGDPLAVNDRLLSQWASAISGIPHIRRLRLHTRLPVVIPQRVCDELLKWLSTTPLQVVIVLHINHPAEIDGPTRRALGYLRAAGATLLNQSVILRGVNDRTAVLEELSETLFDAGVLPYYLHAFDPVTGAHHFDVSDDEARNLVRELLARLPGFLVPKLVREEPGKESKTPINLFP; translated from the coding sequence ATGATACAGCGAACCCCCGCCCGTATAGAAGCCCACCTTTCCGACCACGAACAACGCAGCTGGCAGCAACTGCTGTCGGGCGCTATTACGTTGCCGAAGGAGCTGCTCCGCCGCCTGGAACTGCCCGAGGAACCATGGCTTTCAGGGGCAGAACAAGGCCACCGGCTTTTTCAGATCCGGGTACCTGAACCCTTCCTCAACCGGATGGAGAAGGGCAACCCGGCCGACCCTTTGCTCAGACAGGTGCTTCCGCTGGCGGACGAAGCCGGCCACGCGCCCGGTTTTGTCAGCGATCCTCTCGAAGAATCCGGCGCGATCGCCACCACCGGGCTCATCCGAAAGTACCGCAGCCGGGCCCTGCTCATGGTAACCGGACAGTGCGCGATCAACTGCCGGTACTGTTTCCGCAGGCACTTTCCCTACGAGGAGCAACGCCTGAGCCCTCACGACCGGCAGCGGGTAATTGATACCCTTGTCGCCAGCCCGGAAATCAACGAAGTCATCTTCAGCGGCGGCGATCCCCTGGCCGTCAATGATCGCCTGCTCAGTCAGTGGGCAAGCGCTATTAGCGGCATACCCCACATCCGCCGGCTGCGCCTGCATACCCGCTTGCCAGTTGTGATTCCCCAGAGGGTTTGCGACGAGTTACTGAAGTGGCTGTCGACGACTCCGCTCCAGGTAGTGATTGTCCTGCACATCAACCACCCGGCAGAGATCGACGGCCCCACTCGCCGTGCGCTCGGATACCTCCGGGCCGCAGGCGCAACGCTCCTGAACCAGAGCGTGATCCTCAGGGGTGTAAATGATCGAACGGCGGTGCTTGAAGAGTTGAGCGAGACCCTGTTTGATGCGGGCGTCCTGCCCTATTACCTGCATGCATTTGATCCGGTGACAGGCGCTCACCATTTCGACGTATCCGATGATGAGGCCCGAAATCTGGTGCGTGAGCTGCTGGCGCGCCTGCCCGGTTTTCTGGTGCCGAAGCTGGTGAGAGAAGAGCCTGGCAAGGAAAGCAAGACCCCGATCAACCTGTTCCCGTGA
- a CDS encoding GTPase: MEGKTLKPDLRVPEQKTASLSFCDTTPKAFRVWIDQLPMANIGEVSRQLYHAIIELNHLFLAPQQRMQFLELIREKIHFVCNELSRHYLGLAVALPEKQRKIANLSQALQLHLAGGYKLSVLEFIDHGGLDKNRRQIATAAHRAISELSATILRSHQLYCPSPAQSWLECHRLFRFAHRNKLSVAQVEDDTLQHRRTSSVADSYKRILLLGCARPNQLRQAELLHVYELFESWTDHTRCGPDVEDDSLFVINMERDNPPVYRSLLEQKPGDDSFGFDTRDLSAMLSETLHARREHKETDHELQVPAKVSDTLLTHLSQALGILAKRNFNRIASQGSLEVCVGLTAAHYFIAGEKTFTEFVNGNDSGLHEEENLFVRSSRQKQDAWSGAHDASPSDERLHAGDTPINFKGSYGNSQAPSTDRNRPKSHHSLLINTSPGGYCVAWESNVPPSLQAGEVLGVREQSSHPWSVAVVRWIRQIKNQGTQVGIELLAPSASPCGVRLIQKVGNSSEYLRGLLLPEISVVNQSATLITPRLPFQSGSRISLLHDGREDQGQLSRKVSSTGSISQFELKLQNAATLNAGAPPASSGASEDEFDSLWPSL, encoded by the coding sequence ATGGAAGGTAAGACCCTGAAACCTGATCTCCGCGTTCCCGAACAGAAAACGGCCAGCCTGTCGTTCTGTGACACGACGCCCAAGGCGTTCCGGGTCTGGATAGACCAATTGCCAATGGCCAATATCGGCGAGGTGTCACGACAGCTTTACCACGCCATTATCGAACTGAATCACCTTTTCCTGGCGCCCCAGCAGCGCATGCAGTTCCTGGAATTGATTCGCGAAAAGATTCATTTTGTCTGTAATGAGCTCTCCCGCCACTACCTCGGTCTTGCCGTGGCGCTGCCCGAAAAACAAAGGAAGATCGCCAATCTGTCCCAGGCGCTCCAATTACATCTGGCCGGCGGCTACAAGCTGAGCGTTCTGGAGTTTATCGACCACGGGGGACTGGACAAGAATCGGCGCCAGATTGCCACAGCCGCGCATCGGGCCATTTCCGAGCTGTCGGCAACCATTCTGAGATCGCACCAGCTCTACTGCCCGAGCCCTGCCCAGAGCTGGCTGGAGTGTCACCGTCTATTCCGTTTTGCACACCGCAACAAGCTCTCAGTGGCTCAAGTAGAGGACGACACACTTCAGCATCGCCGCACCAGCTCGGTCGCCGACAGCTACAAGCGCATCCTCCTGCTGGGCTGTGCGCGCCCGAATCAGCTGCGACAGGCTGAGCTTCTGCACGTCTATGAACTCTTCGAATCCTGGACTGACCATACCCGATGCGGACCGGATGTTGAGGACGACAGCCTGTTTGTAATCAACATGGAACGGGACAACCCGCCGGTTTACCGCAGCCTTCTGGAGCAGAAGCCAGGTGACGACAGCTTCGGCTTTGATACCCGGGATCTCTCGGCGATGCTATCGGAGACGCTCCATGCCCGTCGCGAGCACAAAGAAACCGATCACGAACTTCAGGTACCGGCAAAGGTAAGCGACACCCTGCTCACCCACCTCAGCCAGGCCCTTGGCATTCTCGCGAAGCGGAACTTCAACCGCATCGCGAGCCAGGGGTCCCTTGAAGTCTGCGTGGGCCTAACAGCGGCGCATTACTTCATTGCCGGCGAGAAAACCTTTACGGAATTCGTGAATGGCAACGACAGCGGCCTTCATGAAGAAGAGAACCTGTTCGTCCGGTCTTCGCGCCAGAAGCAGGACGCCTGGTCAGGCGCCCACGACGCCAGTCCCAGCGACGAACGGCTCCACGCCGGCGACACGCCGATCAATTTCAAGGGTTCCTACGGCAACTCCCAGGCCCCGTCGACCGACCGGAACCGGCCAAAGTCGCACCACTCTCTCCTGATCAATACCAGCCCCGGTGGCTACTGTGTTGCGTGGGAAAGCAATGTGCCTCCGTCATTGCAGGCGGGCGAGGTTCTGGGCGTTCGTGAGCAAAGCTCACATCCCTGGAGCGTGGCGGTGGTGCGTTGGATTCGACAGATCAAGAATCAGGGCACCCAGGTGGGCATTGAGCTGCTCGCACCGAGCGCTTCACCCTGCGGTGTGCGCCTGATCCAGAAAGTGGGCAACAGCAGTGAATACCTGCGCGGCCTGCTGTTACCGGAAATCAGCGTGGTCAACCAGTCAGCCACACTGATCACACCTCGCCTGCCATTCCAGTCGGGGAGCCGCATTTCCCTGCTCCATGATGGCCGGGAAGATCAGGGTCAGTTGTCTCGCAAGGTGTCCTCCACTGGCAGCATCAGCCAGTTCGAACTCAAGCTGCAGAACGCGGCAACGCTGAATGCTGGCGCGCCGCCTGCATCATCCGGAGCCAGCGAGGACGAATTCGACTCGCTCTGGCCATCTCTATAA
- a CDS encoding EAL domain-containing protein produces the protein MQKKNATVHLLILDPSQNDAESLVSLLRNSGKATRAHRITSEEDLEETLKAGNWDLLLARDLEQEFSADDALAMIRRMDKDIPFILLTEEESRERTVGIMKAGAQDTVSFEHTDLIVLKVNRELAALDERRRRRVLESHLREAEQRCQLLLESSKDAIAYINDGMHIYANQSYMEFLGYDDIDDLICVPVLDTLNPESQEKYKEFMKSFAEKGEDGMTMNCMARRSDDHELNVTMSVSAATYDGEECTQIVLQPEHSDAELEEKLRQISSQDLLTGLYNRQYLMDALAEAIANAGKKNETGALAYIALDNFMSMKGQVGISGADLLLGDLANLLKEQAGDDLALARLSDDAFSLLSQPCDESTMAGHAKRIRKAVEDHLFDINGRTVQLTVSIGVAAITENSPKAEELMARAHTASAEVRKLEGHAEGNGVVVYNPADFEALDQSNSVEAIQKALEENRFRLLFQPIINLRGEGEEHYEAFVRMLDKDDEEVSPYDFLPPTGPSDTAIKIDRWVILQTIKQLSSHRSRGHDTRLFLNVTAETLQDKTFTPWLSVALKAARLPGDSLIFQIREGDANNYMKQAKDFTKAVHELHCKVSISQFGCALNPFNTLKHIDTDYVKIDGSFTEEIQKSDEAKEQVKEMVKSLQSSGKLTIIPLVENAGVLATLWQAGVNYIQGYYLQAPVPEMNYDFGDN, from the coding sequence ATGCAGAAAAAGAACGCGACCGTACACCTGCTGATTCTGGATCCATCGCAAAACGATGCCGAATCACTGGTCAGCCTGCTCCGTAACTCCGGCAAGGCTACCCGAGCCCACAGAATCACCTCGGAAGAAGATCTGGAAGAAACGCTCAAGGCTGGAAACTGGGATCTGCTTCTGGCCCGCGACCTGGAGCAGGAGTTTTCGGCCGACGACGCCCTCGCCATGATCCGCCGGATGGACAAGGACATTCCGTTCATTCTGCTGACGGAAGAAGAAAGCCGGGAGCGCACAGTAGGGATAATGAAGGCAGGCGCCCAGGATACGGTGTCGTTCGAGCACACCGATCTTATTGTGCTGAAGGTCAATCGTGAGCTGGCTGCTCTTGACGAACGTCGCCGGCGCCGTGTTCTGGAGTCCCATCTGCGGGAAGCGGAACAGCGGTGCCAGTTGCTGCTGGAAAGTTCCAAGGATGCAATTGCCTACATCAATGATGGCATGCACATCTACGCCAACCAGTCGTATATGGAGTTTCTCGGGTACGATGACATCGACGATCTCATCTGCGTTCCGGTGCTGGACACCCTCAATCCGGAAAGCCAGGAGAAGTATAAGGAGTTCATGAAGTCGTTTGCCGAAAAGGGCGAAGACGGCATGACCATGAATTGCATGGCTCGACGCAGCGACGACCACGAACTGAACGTGACCATGTCGGTCTCGGCCGCCACCTACGACGGTGAGGAATGCACGCAGATCGTTCTGCAGCCGGAGCACAGCGATGCGGAGCTGGAAGAAAAGCTACGCCAGATCAGCAGCCAGGACCTTCTGACTGGACTGTATAACCGTCAGTACCTGATGGATGCACTCGCTGAAGCAATTGCCAACGCCGGCAAGAAGAATGAAACCGGTGCACTCGCCTACATCGCCCTCGATAACTTCATGAGCATGAAGGGCCAGGTGGGCATTTCCGGCGCAGACCTTCTGCTTGGCGATCTCGCAAACCTGCTCAAGGAGCAGGCCGGTGACGACCTTGCCCTGGCCCGATTGAGCGATGATGCCTTCAGTCTGCTGAGTCAGCCCTGCGATGAATCTACCATGGCAGGACACGCCAAGCGCATCCGCAAGGCGGTTGAGGACCATCTTTTTGATATCAATGGGCGCACGGTCCAGCTGACCGTGAGTATCGGTGTCGCCGCGATTACCGAGAATTCGCCGAAGGCCGAGGAACTCATGGCCAGGGCGCATACAGCATCGGCGGAAGTGCGCAAGCTCGAGGGTCATGCCGAGGGCAACGGTGTGGTGGTCTACAACCCCGCCGACTTCGAGGCTCTGGATCAAAGCAATTCGGTGGAAGCGATTCAGAAGGCCCTGGAAGAAAACCGCTTCCGGCTGCTGTTCCAGCCAATCATCAACCTGCGTGGCGAAGGCGAAGAACATTACGAGGCCTTCGTGCGCATGCTCGACAAGGACGATGAGGAAGTTTCGCCCTATGACTTCCTGCCGCCAACAGGCCCGAGTGACACCGCGATCAAGATTGACCGCTGGGTCATTCTGCAGACCATCAAACAGCTTTCCAGCCATCGCTCACGGGGCCACGATACCCGCCTGTTCCTCAATGTGACGGCCGAAACCCTGCAGGATAAAACCTTCACTCCCTGGCTGAGCGTTGCCCTGAAAGCCGCACGGCTGCCGGGCGATTCCCTGATCTTCCAGATCCGGGAAGGCGATGCCAACAATTACATGAAGCAGGCGAAAGACTTCACCAAGGCGGTTCACGAGCTTCACTGCAAGGTATCCATTTCCCAGTTCGGCTGCGCCCTCAATCCGTTCAACACCCTGAAACACATCGATACGGACTATGTGAAGATCGATGGCTCCTTCACGGAAGAAATCCAGAAGAGCGACGAGGCCAAAGAACAGGTCAAGGAAATGGTCAAGAGCCTGCAGTCCAGCGGCAAGCTCACCATCATCCCGCTGGTGGAGAATGCCGGCGTTCTCGCCACCCTATGGCAGGCTGGCGTGAACTATATTCAGGGCTACTACCTGCAGGCACCAGTACCTGAAATGAACTACGACTTCGGCGACAACTGA
- the efp gene encoding elongation factor P, giving the protein MASYSTNEFRGGLKVLLDGDPCIILENEFVKPGKGQAFNRVRLRNLMTNRVWERTFKSGESLEAADVIDQDMEYLYTDGEFWHFMLTDGSFEQYPADAKAVGDALKWLKEQDVYTVTLYNGAPLSVTPPNFVELEVVDTDPGMKGDTAQGGSKPATLSTGAVVNVPLFITIGEVLKVDTRSGEYVSRVKSS; this is encoded by the coding sequence ATGGCTTCATATTCTACCAACGAATTTCGCGGCGGTCTTAAGGTTTTGCTGGATGGCGACCCCTGCATCATTCTCGAGAATGAGTTCGTCAAACCCGGGAAGGGTCAGGCCTTCAACCGGGTAAGGCTGCGTAACCTCATGACCAACCGGGTCTGGGAGCGCACGTTCAAATCCGGCGAAAGTCTTGAAGCTGCGGATGTCATTGATCAGGACATGGAATATCTCTATACCGATGGTGAGTTCTGGCACTTCATGCTGACTGACGGTTCCTTCGAGCAGTACCCGGCTGATGCCAAAGCGGTTGGCGATGCGCTGAAGTGGCTGAAAGAGCAAGACGTTTACACGGTAACGCTCTACAACGGCGCGCCGCTGTCCGTAACGCCCCCCAACTTCGTTGAACTTGAGGTGGTTGATACCGATCCGGGCATGAAGGGTGACACCGCCCAGGGTGGTTCCAAGCCGGCAACACTCTCTACCGGTGCGGTTGTCAACGTACCCCTCTTCATCACCATCGGCGAAGTCCTGAAGGTGGATACCCGCTCTGGCGAGTACGTGAGCCGGGTAAAGAGCAGTTGA